One segment of Toxotes jaculatrix isolate fToxJac2 chromosome 8, fToxJac2.pri, whole genome shotgun sequence DNA contains the following:
- the erfl3 gene encoding ETS domain-containing transcription factor ERF isoform X2, which translates to MNYDKLSRALRYYYNKRILHKTKGKRFTYKFNFNKLVLVNYPFIDMGSSGSSVPQSAPPVPTGAATHFRFPPSTPSEVLSPNEDLRSPSGMFSSVARRMARGSVSDCSDGTSVNSEVEEGNAGAGEERGERGVSGGGGGPGGGGGGYRSIIHPRLSHETLFRMYGGPGNPAGHPGSHGPAGHRIHTEPLSPFPVSPLPGPGGAGLLAPPLSPALSMTPTSHLTYTPSPTLSPMLGSHFSFNPEDMKRYLQAHTQSVYNYGLSPRAFLQYPNIVIPQPHRPAADKAGLSGDRGAAERAERAATAGGGERGGDRHHHPPLAHSAHHHPHPPHSAHPHPHSHPIHHPLHLGEEPPHMSPFKFKLQPPPLGRKQRETQSQSKPRQSSLSSGSGSGSMSSTSGLGSSLSFGSDLSSASGSGLISASSSTQSLNSAGLPKIKVEPISDIESEEEVEVTDISDEDPDERDEEFELFSHRHSRAPDRHHHHLANGTAAPQHQPHNEEDLDEDVFKAPAPPPPGLMPFFTSQHTHSNAHRVLPTLKSEPAEPGDSNTPPPQTGSAGAPQTKCIPLKLRFKRRWSEDQRMEASQEESDDKKVRPEEERERERQSNGQMEMDEDGTGSGEGDSPPPLAYEGSLATPLASHRRVSAELHRATAQLSLENKDC; encoded by the exons ATGAACTACGATAAACTGAGCAGGGCACTGAG ATATTACTACAACAAGAGGATCCTTCATAAGACTAAAGGAAAGAGGTTCACCTATAAGTTCAACTTCAATAAACTGGTTTTGGTCAACTACCCATTCATCGACATGGGCTCCTCTG GAAGCAGTGTTCCTCAGAGCGCCCCTCCTGTCCCTACTGGTGCAGCGACCCACTTCCGCTTTCCTCCTTCAACACCGTCCGAAGTCCTCTCCCCCAACGAAGACCTGCGCAGCCCCAGCGGCATGTTCAGCTCTGTGGCCCGACGAATGGCACGCGGCTCCGTCAGCGACTGCAGCGACGGCACATCGGTCAACTCGGAGGTTGAGGAGGGCAATGCGGGAGCgggtgaggagaggggagagaggggtgtgagtggaggaggaggaggacctggaggtggaggaggaggctaCCGGAGTATCATTCATCCTCGTCTGTCTCATGAAACCCTGTTCCGCATGTATGGAGGACCAGGCAACCCTGCTGGCCACCCAGGCTCCCATGGCCCCGCAGGGCACCGGATCCACACAGAGCCCCTATCCCCCTTCCCTGTGTCCCCTCTGCCAGGGCCAGGAGGAGCCGGCCTCCTAGCACCTCCTCTGTCCCCGGCACTCTCCATGACCCCGACATCTCACCTAACTTACACTCCCTCACCCACCCTGTCCCCCATGTTAGGCTCCCACTTTTCATTCAACCCAGAGGACATGAAGCGCTACCTGCAGGCCCACACCCAGTCGGTGTACAACTACGGCCTCAGCCCCAGAGCTTTCCTCCAGTACCCCAACATCGTTATCCCTCAGCCCCACCGGCCCGCTGCAGACAAGGCTGGTCTGAGTGGAGACAGAGGAGCGGCCGAGAGAGCAGAAAGAGCAGCGACTGCAggcggaggagagaggggaggagatcGGCACCACCATCCACCTCTGGCTCACTCTGCCCACCACCACCCGCATCCACCTCACTCTGCCCACCCTCACCCCCATTCTCATCCCATTCATCACCCACTCCATCTGGGTGAGGAGCCTCCACACATGTCTCCCTTCAAGTTTAAGCTGCAGCCACCACCACTGggcaggaagcagagggagactCAAAGCCAGAGCAAACCCAGGCAGAGCTCGCTGTCTTCGGGCTCAGGATCCGGGTCCATGTCATCTACCTCTGGCCTGGGATCCTCGCTGTCGTTTGGCAGTGACCTGAGCTCAGCCAGTGGCTCAGGCctcatctctgcctcctcctcaacACAGTCTCTAAATAGTGCAGGACTCCCCAAGATAAAG GTGGAGCCCATCTCTGACATagagtcagaggaagaggtggaggtgaCCGACATTAGCGATGAGGACCCAGATGAAAGAGATGAAGAGTTTGAGCTCTTCTCCCATCGCCACTCCAGAGCCCCTGACCGCCACCACCATCACCTTGCTAACGGCACAGCTGCACCCCAGCATCAACCCCATAATGAGGAGGACCTGGACGAGGATGTCTTCAAAGCCCCCGCTCCGCCTCCACCTGGCCTGATGCCCTTTTTTACctcccagcacacacactccaacgCACATCGTGTGCTGCCCACACTCAAGAGTGAACCGGCCGAGCCAGGGGACAGCAACACGCCTCCACCTCAGACGGGTTCGGCAGGAGCTCCCCAGACCAAGTGCATACCGTTGAAGCTGCGCTTCAAAAGGCGCTGGAGCGAAGACCAGCGCATGGAGGCCTCACAGGAGGAGTCAGACGACAAGAAAGTACgaccagaggaggagagggaaagagagaggcaaagTAATGGACAAATGGAGATGGACGAGGACGGGACAGGCAGTGGAGAAGGGGACAGCCCCCCTCCTTTGGCATACGAGGGCTCTTTAGCCACACCGTTGGCCTCACACCGGAGGGTGAGCGCGGAGCTGCATCGTGCCACTGCACAGCTGTCCCTGGAGAACAAAGACTGCTGA
- the erfl3 gene encoding ETS domain-containing transcription factor ERF isoform X1, producing the protein MKTPGDSGFAFPEWAYKPESSPGSRQIQLWHFILELLRKEEYHDVIAWQGDYGEFVIKDPDEVARLWGARKCKPQMNYDKLSRALRYYYNKRILHKTKGKRFTYKFNFNKLVLVNYPFIDMGSSGSSVPQSAPPVPTGAATHFRFPPSTPSEVLSPNEDLRSPSGMFSSVARRMARGSVSDCSDGTSVNSEVEEGNAGAGEERGERGVSGGGGGPGGGGGGYRSIIHPRLSHETLFRMYGGPGNPAGHPGSHGPAGHRIHTEPLSPFPVSPLPGPGGAGLLAPPLSPALSMTPTSHLTYTPSPTLSPMLGSHFSFNPEDMKRYLQAHTQSVYNYGLSPRAFLQYPNIVIPQPHRPAADKAGLSGDRGAAERAERAATAGGGERGGDRHHHPPLAHSAHHHPHPPHSAHPHPHSHPIHHPLHLGEEPPHMSPFKFKLQPPPLGRKQRETQSQSKPRQSSLSSGSGSGSMSSTSGLGSSLSFGSDLSSASGSGLISASSSTQSLNSAGLPKIKVEPISDIESEEEVEVTDISDEDPDERDEEFELFSHRHSRAPDRHHHHLANGTAAPQHQPHNEEDLDEDVFKAPAPPPPGLMPFFTSQHTHSNAHRVLPTLKSEPAEPGDSNTPPPQTGSAGAPQTKCIPLKLRFKRRWSEDQRMEASQEESDDKKVRPEEERERERQSNGQMEMDEDGTGSGEGDSPPPLAYEGSLATPLASHRRVSAELHRATAQLSLENKDC; encoded by the exons ggtTCGCCTTCCCAGAATGGGCTTACAAACCTGAGTCAAGCCCTGGGTCCAGGCAGATCCAGCTATGGCACTTCATCCTGGAGCTGCTCAGAAAAGAAGAGTATCATGACGTTATTGCCTGGCAGGGCGACTATGGCGAGTTTGTTATCAAAGACCCAGATGAGGTGGCCCGACTGTGGGGGGCCAGGAAGTGTAAACCCCAGATGAACTACGATAAACTGAGCAGGGCACTGAG ATATTACTACAACAAGAGGATCCTTCATAAGACTAAAGGAAAGAGGTTCACCTATAAGTTCAACTTCAATAAACTGGTTTTGGTCAACTACCCATTCATCGACATGGGCTCCTCTG GAAGCAGTGTTCCTCAGAGCGCCCCTCCTGTCCCTACTGGTGCAGCGACCCACTTCCGCTTTCCTCCTTCAACACCGTCCGAAGTCCTCTCCCCCAACGAAGACCTGCGCAGCCCCAGCGGCATGTTCAGCTCTGTGGCCCGACGAATGGCACGCGGCTCCGTCAGCGACTGCAGCGACGGCACATCGGTCAACTCGGAGGTTGAGGAGGGCAATGCGGGAGCgggtgaggagaggggagagaggggtgtgagtggaggaggaggaggacctggaggtggaggaggaggctaCCGGAGTATCATTCATCCTCGTCTGTCTCATGAAACCCTGTTCCGCATGTATGGAGGACCAGGCAACCCTGCTGGCCACCCAGGCTCCCATGGCCCCGCAGGGCACCGGATCCACACAGAGCCCCTATCCCCCTTCCCTGTGTCCCCTCTGCCAGGGCCAGGAGGAGCCGGCCTCCTAGCACCTCCTCTGTCCCCGGCACTCTCCATGACCCCGACATCTCACCTAACTTACACTCCCTCACCCACCCTGTCCCCCATGTTAGGCTCCCACTTTTCATTCAACCCAGAGGACATGAAGCGCTACCTGCAGGCCCACACCCAGTCGGTGTACAACTACGGCCTCAGCCCCAGAGCTTTCCTCCAGTACCCCAACATCGTTATCCCTCAGCCCCACCGGCCCGCTGCAGACAAGGCTGGTCTGAGTGGAGACAGAGGAGCGGCCGAGAGAGCAGAAAGAGCAGCGACTGCAggcggaggagagaggggaggagatcGGCACCACCATCCACCTCTGGCTCACTCTGCCCACCACCACCCGCATCCACCTCACTCTGCCCACCCTCACCCCCATTCTCATCCCATTCATCACCCACTCCATCTGGGTGAGGAGCCTCCACACATGTCTCCCTTCAAGTTTAAGCTGCAGCCACCACCACTGggcaggaagcagagggagactCAAAGCCAGAGCAAACCCAGGCAGAGCTCGCTGTCTTCGGGCTCAGGATCCGGGTCCATGTCATCTACCTCTGGCCTGGGATCCTCGCTGTCGTTTGGCAGTGACCTGAGCTCAGCCAGTGGCTCAGGCctcatctctgcctcctcctcaacACAGTCTCTAAATAGTGCAGGACTCCCCAAGATAAAG GTGGAGCCCATCTCTGACATagagtcagaggaagaggtggaggtgaCCGACATTAGCGATGAGGACCCAGATGAAAGAGATGAAGAGTTTGAGCTCTTCTCCCATCGCCACTCCAGAGCCCCTGACCGCCACCACCATCACCTTGCTAACGGCACAGCTGCACCCCAGCATCAACCCCATAATGAGGAGGACCTGGACGAGGATGTCTTCAAAGCCCCCGCTCCGCCTCCACCTGGCCTGATGCCCTTTTTTACctcccagcacacacactccaacgCACATCGTGTGCTGCCCACACTCAAGAGTGAACCGGCCGAGCCAGGGGACAGCAACACGCCTCCACCTCAGACGGGTTCGGCAGGAGCTCCCCAGACCAAGTGCATACCGTTGAAGCTGCGCTTCAAAAGGCGCTGGAGCGAAGACCAGCGCATGGAGGCCTCACAGGAGGAGTCAGACGACAAGAAAGTACgaccagaggaggagagggaaagagagaggcaaagTAATGGACAAATGGAGATGGACGAGGACGGGACAGGCAGTGGAGAAGGGGACAGCCCCCCTCCTTTGGCATACGAGGGCTCTTTAGCCACACCGTTGGCCTCACACCGGAGGGTGAGCGCGGAGCTGCATCGTGCCACTGCACAGCTGTCCCTGGAGAACAAAGACTGCTGA